ACAATGTTTTTGTCTTTTTGCTACACAATGATTTCCAAAAAGTGATTTGTAATGCTCTGATTTTAgggaaaaacttgtgtgaaacggtctcacgagtcgtattttgtgagacggatatcttatttgggtcatccatgaaaaaatattattttttatgataaaaatatttctttttattgtaaatattggtagggttgatccatctcacattaaaaattcgtgagaccatctcacaaaatacatatTCTTGATTTTAAGAGAATAATTTGGTTCTCTTAAAGATGAGTGTAAGAATTAATGTATAAATACACATAGTATCACTCTTTTTATTAATATATCCCTAATAACTATTATcgaaaaatatacaaaaatcttTTGAATAAAGATAAACAGAAAATTTGTtcgttatttttttattttccaattattttttaaaaactgcgtaaaaaaacaaaatgatCTATCTAATTGAGatggagtgggtctcatgtgagatcgtctcacagattataatcATATgagactcaaataagatatccgtctcataaatatgacccgtgagaccatctcacacaagtttttgtcattgagACGAAAGTAGTATTTATTTAACCCCGATTACATTTAAATATCGAAGAACAAAATGTTGAAATCAAAATAAACCAGAAGTGAGTAACTTAAAATCcatgattaagcttttcaaaaaataaaattcttgatTAAGGCCTCAAACCCTCGTTTCACCTACTCATTAACTGAATAATTTCAATTATGTCTTCTCCACCCGCTACCATATTTTTTTGTCATGCAAAAATGACCTAACCATTGAAAAGGTCACGTAGCCACGTGAATATGTGATAGGGAATTAATTTTTCTTTAACAATATAGATATTATTGGGAAATAATATATtgtggcaaaaacttatgtaagacgatatcacggatcgtattttgtgagactggtattttatttaggtcatccataaaaaaatatgacttttatgttaagaatattaatttttattgtgaatatcagtaaggTGAATTTGTTTcccagataaagattcgtgagaccgtctcacaatagaccTACTCATATATTATAACAATTAAAGAAAGCAAAAGAAAAATAATCCCAACCACTCCCCAACTACccttttatctatgcaactacaTCGATTAAAGAAACATTTGGCGGTTGGTGAGTATTGGGTCTAATTAAATTCGAGCGCAACGAATCTAGTTCAgatttcttttatatatatatatatatatatatatatatatatatatatatatatatatatatatatatatatatatatatatatatataaagttttgatatcctgcacacctaccgtgcacacctttgtgagcacttatgaggtgtcactcactcaTTGGATGCAcattttttctatatttcatcacatccaatagaTGAGTGACACCTTATAAGTGCTCATAAAAGTGTACACGGTAGGTGTGTAGGATATCaaaactgtatatatatatatgtttagtTAGAATATTTGTTTAGCTATTTTGAACTCTAACATCATCATGTAAATTAATGTAATGAAAATTaagttttattttgaatttttgaagaTCAATCTCTAAATCAAAATATGATTAATGACAAACAACATCAACTTTGTCAAGTGAGTGGCTTCGGGGACAAATGAAGTCATATTtgagtatttttcaaaaaatttgtatgagaccgtctaatatcaattttgtgaaattaATCTCTGGTCCGGttcattaaaaattaatattttttgtgtGAGAAATATTTTTCTCCCAGTGTATATGAATCGATTCGACACGGTATAACAGTTTTAGATATATTTTGATTGCATCTTTATAGTTAGTTAACTCGTGTaaatgagattttatttttctattaaaaacaagagattttattttttaaatttcacaatGTAGAAAAAGTTATATATAACTCACGTATTATATAATTGTATAGATAATTACActaaaaaattcatattttattttattatgcgAGAACTCGCGGTCGCTATCTTTTGGTGTATATTATGTACACTCTCGGATTAATGTAATAATATACAAATCACGCAAACCAAATAAATCGTATTGAACAAATTCTGTGTGACATGATCGCACGAGAAAATGTCAGACATAAAAATTGAACGGGAAATTTGGGGTCAGTCcccaaattaaataaaaaatttttctCACTCCCTGGTGAGAGAATGTTATTTCACAAGTGATGTGAAGGGTTTTTGGGTGATGGGGAGTGACAGGTAAATTTGAATAATAATGGGGACTGAACACAAAGTCTCCCAAAATTGAACTAGTGATAACTAACCACACGTTCTCCGAATTCAGTCAGGGAAAAAAAATCATACTCAATAGTATTAGACTAATGACACAAATACTACACATAAAAAAGTTTATctgaatatatataaataataactcATAGAAACTTTTATGAATCAATTTtacgaaaaatatattttatttaaattattaattaaaaataagaaaGTAGCACTGGGAGACACtggcaaaaaaataaaaaaaattgtgtacACAAATAATAAAGTCCAAGACTTTGACCCTCACCAAGATCACATTCACCAAAAGTCTGAATCTTGAAATAGAAGCCGAGCGAAGGAGTCAGTGATTAAAGTTCAGCCGTATCAGTTATCACTCGTCCCATTTTGCTGCTCGGTCTCGCTCTGTTATGAGTTGTCTTCATTGAAACCGCAAAAAACTTCTGTCGAAATTACCATTATGCCCTCCCGTCAGCCTTCTCCGCCGCCGCCGCAGCACCTGATGAGCCATCTCGTGCCGCCTCTCGCCGGTGGGCTGACGGCGGCGGTCACGTTACTTCTTTTTCTTGCCTTCTGCTTCCGAAGGCTTAGCAAGAAACGCACCGTCCCTGCAGCTTCGGACACCGACTCTAAGAAACCCCCGTATCAGCTTTCTTACTCGCTCCTTCGCCGCGGAACCTCTCGTTTTTCTCCCTCGCACCGCCTTGGCCAGGGTGGATTTGGCTCAGTGTATCAGGCCGTCCTGAAGGAAAACGGTCACGTGTCCAAAAAGTCTACCGTTCTCTTTCCCTTCAATCGTGTCGCTGTCAAGGTTATGGACTCGGGTTCTCTACAAGGTGAGCGTGAATTTCAGAATGAGTTACTTTTTTCTTCCAAGATCGACTGTAAATATGTTGTTTCTGTGATGGGTTTTTCATCAAATCCTAAGAAACGCCGCATGCTTTTAGTATATGAACTAATGGAAAACGGGAGCTTGCAAGATTGTCTTTTCCATAAGAAAAGTGAGGTCTTGAGGAATTGGGATAAGCGATTTTTGATTGCCTTACATATTGCTAAAGGGCTCGAGTATTTACATCATTACTGCGATCCACCAATTATTCACGGTGATATTAAGCCGAGTAATATACTGTTGGACGAGAGCTTCAATGCCAAGATTGGTGATTTGGGACTGGCTAGGTTCAAGGTGGAGGAGAACAATATATTTGAAGTTGAGACAAAGAAGGAAGGTAGTACAGGGAATGGGCTGGAGGATAATGGATCCATGGTGGAGGAGACGGAGAGTGTGATTACTGCTAGCGGGTTCGAAGAAAGCCACAACATTCATGATCTTGGTGCTGAGGAAAAGTCGCCGGAGAGTGTGATTGTGAGGATTGAGGCTTCACCAGAGGCGGTGGTAGGGATTGAGTTGTCACCAGAGGCAGAAGCAGCTCCTGTCGTAACACCTGAGACAGTAGCTGCAATGTCTTCACCAAGTGATTGCTTGGAGAAAATAAGTCTCTCGGATGGGAATATTGACGTGTTTAGTGTTGAGAGTGGGGGTGAAAAAAGTGgttggaagaagaagaagaagaagagtgTAACGGGGAAAGATTGGTGGTGGAAGCAAGATACAGGAGGGGATGGTGAGCCCGGCAAGGTGAAAGACTATGTTATGGAGTGGATTGGAAATGAGATCAAGAAAGAGAGGCCAAAAAGTGAGTGGATGGGTGCTTCCTCGAGCTCTGGGGCAGCTGGTAAAATGgacaaaaagaagaagaaaagaagaCAGTTGGATTGGTGGGTGGCAATGGATGTTGAGAAGAATGTGAAGAAAGAGAAGAGAAGACCAGCAAGGGAGTGGTGGAAAGAGGAGTACTGCGAGGAGCTcgagaggaagaagaagaagaagaagaagaaacaaatgcagGGGTCAATAAGTGATGATTGTTATAGTGATCACTGGTGGCCAAGGGACGATGAATTGTATGTTGACAGGAAGAAGAAAAGGAGTCGGAGCAGGAGTAGTAAAAGTAGCATGGACTGGTGGTTGGATGGGCTTAGTGGCGAGCTTTGGAGAGCACAAAAAAACAGTCATGATTCAGTCAGTGGGGAGATACCAAAGAGCGGTGGGGTTAGCAGCACACCGAGTATGAGAGGAACTGTATGCTATGTAGCACCAGAATATGGTGGCGGAGGTGATGTTTCTGAGAAATGTGATGTTTATAGTTATGGAGTTCTTTTACTGGTTCTTATAGCGGGGCGTAGGCCACTTCAAGTGACAGGGTCACCAATGTCAGAATTCCAACGAGCCAACCTTCTATCTTGGGCTCGTCATCTTGCCCGTGCTGGAAAGCTTATTGATTTAGTTGATCCAAATGTTCAATTGTTGAATAAAGATCAAGCCTTGTTATGTATCACGGTGGCGTTGCTCTGTCTTCAGAAATCCCC
This Primulina eburnea isolate SZY01 chromosome 2, ASM2296580v1, whole genome shotgun sequence DNA region includes the following protein-coding sequences:
- the LOC140818912 gene encoding receptor-like serine/threonine-protein kinase At4g25390 translates to MPSRQPSPPPPQHLMSHLVPPLAGGLTAAVTLLLFLAFCFRRLSKKRTVPAASDTDSKKPPYQLSYSLLRRGTSRFSPSHRLGQGGFGSVYQAVLKENGHVSKKSTVLFPFNRVAVKVMDSGSLQGEREFQNELLFSSKIDCKYVVSVMGFSSNPKKRRMLLVYELMENGSLQDCLFHKKSEVLRNWDKRFLIALHIAKGLEYLHHYCDPPIIHGDIKPSNILLDESFNAKIGDLGLARFKVEENNIFEVETKKEGSTGNGLEDNGSMVEETESVITASGFEESHNIHDLGAEEKSPESVIVRIEASPEAVVGIELSPEAEAAPVVTPETVAAMSSPSDCLEKISLSDGNIDVFSVESGGEKSGWKKKKKKSVTGKDWWWKQDTGGDGEPGKVKDYVMEWIGNEIKKERPKSEWMGASSSSGAAGKMDKKKKKRRQLDWWVAMDVEKNVKKEKRRPAREWWKEEYCEELERKKKKKKKKQMQGSISDDCYSDHWWPRDDELYVDRKKKRSRSRSSKSSMDWWLDGLSGELWRAQKNSHDSVSGEIPKSGGVSSTPSMRGTVCYVAPEYGGGGDVSEKCDVYSYGVLLLVLIAGRRPLQVTGSPMSEFQRANLLSWARHLARAGKLIDLVDPNVQLLNKDQALLCITVALLCLQKSPSRRPSMKDVVGMLSGDLESPKLPVEFSPSSPSHFPYKSRKKVR